AACACCAGGGCAAATAAGAGCAAAACTTAGAGCTGATTTCTCATTTGATTTGATAAATTTCTCAAAATATCCAAGTTTTTTCATAATTTGATAACCTAAAACTCCAAAAATTATCTGTAAACTTAAAATAGTAGAAGTTAAAACAAAAAGAGAAGGTTTATCACTTGTAGCATTTAAATTGTGTTCAAGTCCAAAAGTAAGTCTTATAAAAGTAATTCCTAGAAGTGTTAAAATAGGAATTATAATCCAAAGTGAAGGAGCTGTTTCAATATTAATTCCTTGTTCAAACATATTTTTGAAGCCCAAAATAATTTTTATAAAAATTAAAACTATAGAAATACTTGCAAAGAAAATTGCAAAAAATATTCCAATAGAATTTACAATAATATTTGAACTCATAGCACCAGGAGCAGCAAATCCAACTGCTACCATAGATAAAGCAAAAATTGAAATCATTTGTGTAAGATTATTGTTTTTTGTAAAATCAAAATCACCTTTTATAATTAATCTTGAAAAATAATCAAAGAATATTTTTAAAGCAAAATAGCCATTTATTGCAAATCCTAAAAGAGCAAAAGGGAATAGATATTCAACTATACTCCATAATTTTGGTATAAAAACTGCACCTAAAACAAAAGCTACATTTATACTCATTGTATAAGTTAAAGGTAGAGTCATAAGACTAATTTGCCCATTTGATGTTATTAAAGATTTATAACTTTCACTTTTTTTATATAATAAAAACTGTTTTGTATTCCAAATAAGAAGTTTAAAATGAATTAAAGCAAATGCAAAAATAAATACTAAAGAAAAAGCAGTTATAAAGCTAATATAATCACCTTTTTCTAAGGCTTGAAAAATATATTCAAAAGTTGCCATTGGAGTAGTTGGATGAGGAACTAAAAACATTAAATACATAAAAAATGAGACACTAAGTCCACCTGCGCCTAAAGCACTTAAAAAACAAGTTGGAGAAAATCTTTCTCTTAAAATCATTTATAATCCTTTGTTAAATTTTTAAAATATTGTAGGGAATAATATATTAAAAACTTATGAAATATAAATAAGTAAATATTATGAATAATATTAGAGTTGCTCCTAAAAATAGTAGTTAATTGTTTTTTAGTATTTTAAAATACTCTTCTCTACTTATCTCATAAGCTCCCAAGCTTTCAAGATGAGAATTATAAACTTGACAATCTATAAGTTTTATTTCATTCTCTTTAGCCCAAAGACATAAATGGTAAAAAGCAACTTTTGAAGCATCATTTACAAGGCTAAACATACTCTCTCCACAAAAAACATCTCCAATAATAAGTCCATAAAGCCCACCAACAAGCTTATCATTGAGATAAACTTCAATACTATTTGCAACTTCTAAATTATATAATTGTGTATAGGCATAAATAAACTCATCACTTATCCAAGTATCACTTTCATGTTTTCTTTTTACATTTGAACAATTTTTTATAACTTCAAGAAAATTTGTATTTGATTTTACAATAAAGCCTTTATTTAGTATTGATTTTTTAAGGCTTTTTGATATTTTCATCTCATCAGGTTTTAAAACCATTCTTTTTTGTGGACTATACCAGTTTATATAACCATAATCATCTATAAACCAGGGGAAAAGACCATTATAGTAAGCATTTACTAATCTTTGTGGGTGAAAATCTCCACCAATAGCAACTAAATCATCTCCCATTTGTTCTAAATTTGGGAAATCAAAACTATCATCATCAAGTAAATATATTTTGTGTTTGTTATCTAATAATTTCATTTTGGCATTTTAGTTAAAAATATGTTAATATCCAAAAAATTAATTAGGAATTAAAGATTTTATGAAAAGATTAGATGCACTTTTATCAAATTTGGGATATTGTAGCAGAAGTGAGACAAAGTTATTTTTAAAACAAAATGAAGTTTTAATAAAAAATCAAAGAGTTTTTAATCCTACTTCTAAAGCAAATCATTGTGATGTTCTTGTAAATAATGAAGCTCTTGATAGTGAAAAAATTTTAATTTTATTAAATAAACCAAGTGGATATATATGTTCACATAATGATGCAGGAAAACTTATATATTCACTTCTTCCAAGAAGATATCAAAATAGAAATCCAAAAATATCAACTATTGGAAGACTTGATATTGATACAACAGGAGCTATTTTATTAACAGATGATGGAGAGTTAAATCATAAATTGACAAGTCCAAAAAAAGATGTAAAAAAAGTGTATGAAGTAAGTTTAGAAAAACCATTAAATGGAGATGAAAAAGAGCTATTTGCTAGTGGAAAAGTGCTTTTAAATGGTGAAGAAAAGCCACTAAAGCCAGCTATTTTAAAAGAGATTACTCCTACTTTAGTTCATCTTGAAATAGTTGAAGGAAAATATCATCAAGTAAAAAGAATGTTTGCTTATACAAAAAATAGGGTGATAAAACTTCATAGATTGGAATTTTCAGGCTTTAGAGTTGATGAGATGGAAGAAGGTGCTTTTAAGATAATAGATGATTTCAATATAAAATCTTACAATTTGTAATGCTTTTATAAGAATTTAAAAGTTTTGGTTATAATTAAAAAAATAGAGTTTTGGAGATAAAATGCAAAATATAACAATGTGGCATAACATTGCTTGTTCAAAATCAAATAGTGCAAAATGTTTTTTAGATGATAATGGTGTACAAGTTGAAATAAGGGATTATTTGGAGAATCCACCTTCAAAAGATGAGATAAAGGAACTTTTAAAAAAATTAAATATGAGTGCAAAAAGTTTAATTAGAGAGAGTGAATCTTTATATTCTGAACTAAATATAAAAAATATAGATGATGAAGATAAGCTTATAGAAATAATAGAACAAAATCCAATTTTAATTCAAAGACCTATTTTAATAGGCAATAAAAAAGCTTTTATAGCAAGACCACCAAAAAATATAGAAGATATAATAAATGAGCTTTAATCTAAACGAAAAACAGTTAAGAATAAGATATATAAGAGTAGTTGAGAAATTTTTAACAAGAACTATATCTTTATTAAAATTAGATGATTTTAATAGAGATTTATTTATAAAAAGAACATTTAAAAACTATGAAGATCTAAATAAAACTCCAAAAGTAGATCTTTATTCAGATTATTATACAGGTTTAAATAGTTTTATTGAAAAAACTATCAATTTTATAAAAAATCCAAGTGATGATTTTGTAGATGAGAGAGCAACTTTATTAAAAGATGCAAATTTACTACAAAAAGAGAAAAATAAGAGCACTTATAAAAAAGATAAACATAAAAAAGATAGATTTGATGACGGAAACTAGTGAAAAAAAGTATAACTTAAGTGGGGTTTTGAAAAAAGTTCTCTATAAAAATGATGAAACAAAATATATTATTGCAGTTTTAGAAAATAATCAAAAAATTTGTGGAACATATTTCGATGCTGATATTGAAAAAATAGTAGGTGAAGAGATAATAATGAGTGGAGATTGGACAACTCATAATAAATATGGGGTTCAATTTGAGTTTGATACTCTACAAATAAAAGAGCACGAACTTTTTTTCTTTCTTACAAAAATTGTAAAAGGATTTACTAAAAAACTTGCAAATGAGATTTTAGATAAATATAGTGAAGATGGATTGATAGAGATTTTAGAGAATAATCCAAATGAACTACTAAATTTTAAAGGAATAAAAGAGAAAAAATTAAAAACAATTTTAAGCTCTTGGCACTCTTTTAAACACTTAAGAGAACTTGGTGCTTTTTTAGGAAAATTTGGTGTAACTTCAAATTTAATTACAAAAATATATTCAACTTTTAGTGAAGTTGATAACTTAATAGAAAAAATTAAACAAAACCCATATATTCTAATAAATATAAAAGGAATAGGATTTAAAAGAGCTGATGAGATAGCAAAGTCTTTAGGAATTGACTTAAAATCAGAGTTTAGAATAAGAGCTTGTGTAAATTATACTTTAAGAGAATTTTGTGATAACAATGGAAACTCATCTATAGATAAATTTCATCTTTATAAATTATTAGATGATAGTTTGAGGTTTTCAAATGAAGAGATACTTTATGAAAATGTTTTAACAAAAATGTTAGCAAAAGAGGAGATTTATAGCACAAATCAAAATAGAGTTGCTTTATCAATGTTATATTTTGCAGAAAAAAATATTTTAGAGTTTTTTAATAGAAGAAAAGATGATAAAAATAGAAAAATTATTGAAAAATTTGATGAATATTTAAGTAAAAAACAAGAAAGTTTGGGTTTTTCTTTAAGTGATGAACAAAAAAAAGCAGTTGAACTTATAAACTCTGGAGAGAAAACTCTCTTTTTAATAGGTTATGCAGGAACAGGAAAATCGACATCAAGTAGAGCTATTTTAGAACTTTTGGAAGAGATAATGAGTTATGATGATATTATAACTATTGCACTATCAGGAATTGCAAGTCAAAGAATAAGTGATACAACAGGTTATAATTCAAGTACTATTCAAAGTCTGCTTGTAAAACATAAAGAGAAAGATTTTTTCCCATATAAAGTTATATTACTTGATGAAGCATCTATGGTAAATTCTGTTACTTTTTATCAAATTATCTCAAAAATAAGTGATGATACAATTTTTATAATTGTCGGAGATGATGGCCAGTTACCAGCTATTGGAGCTGGAAATATATTAGCTGATAGTATAAAATTTGAACTTGCACCAATATGTAAACTTACAAAAATTTATAGACAAAATGAAAATCAAGCAATTGCAATAATTGCAAATGACATTAGAAAAGGTGAATTACCAAATTATAAAGAGGATTATGAGGATTTTAAATTTGTTGATGTCTCTATTTCAAATTATTATTCTATTAAAAACTCGTTGAGTCAAAATGAATTTTCAAATATTAGAGGTGAAAATAGTGAATATATTTTAAATAATATTTTAAATATAGCAAGTGATTATATTCAACTCTATTATGATTTTATAAAAGAGAAAAATATTGGTAAAGCTTTAACTCTTTTTCAAGTAATTACACCGATGAAAGGTGGTGTTTTAGGAGTTGAAAATTTAAATATAGAGTTACAAAGGCTCTTTAATCATACAAAAACAAAGAGTTTAAAAATAAAAGATTTTGAGTATAAATTAACAGATAAAGTAATTCATATAAAAAATGAAAATATGAAAGCCCAAACTATGAGTATGTATAAATCAAACTCCACTGAATTTATGGAGAGAAGAGTTTATAATGGACAATTAGGACTTATAATAAAGATTGATTTTGATGAGCAAAAATGTATAGTTTTATATCCAAATGATGATATGGTTGTATTTTATGACTTTGATAATATTCATAATCTTTTAAATTTGGCATATTGTCTAACAATTCACAAAACTCAAGGAATGGAATATGAAAATGCTCTAATTCCTATGACTTTTTCACACTATATTATGCATAATACAAAACTTTTATATACAGCAATTACAAGAGCTAAAAAAATGTGTTTTATTGTTGGAGAAGAGGAAGCCTTTAAAAGTGCTTGTAAAAAAATAGAAGTAACAATAAGAGAATCAATTATAAATGATTTGTTAAGTAAAAATAATAAAATTGAGTAAACATATAGTTCTATCGTTACTATTTAAATAACATAAAAGCAATTTTTTTGTAATATATCCTCTAAAAAAATTAAGAGGATTTTATTTTATGATAACTTGGATGCAAAGGCATAAAAAATGGCTCG
The Aliarcobacter faecis genome window above contains:
- a CDS encoding TsoY family (seleno)protein yields the protein MILRERFSPTCFLSALGAGGLSVSFFMYLMFLVPHPTTPMATFEYIFQALEKGDYISFITAFSLVFIFAFALIHFKLLIWNTKQFLLYKKSESYKSLITSNGQISLMTLPLTYTMSINVAFVLGAVFIPKLWSIVEYLFPFALLGFAINGYFALKIFFDYFSRLIIKGDFDFTKNNNLTQMISIFALSMVAVGFAAPGAMSSNIIVNSIGIFFAIFFASISIVLIFIKIILGFKNMFEQGINIETAPSLWIIIPILTLLGITFIRLTFGLEHNLNATSDKPSLFVLTSTILSLQIIFGVLGYQIMKKLGYFEKFIKSNEKSALSFALICPGVAFFVFGMFFINIGLVHNSIIDKYSIIYFILMIPFIYIQVVTIKLFFRLYKKFSF
- the aat gene encoding leucyl/phenylalanyl-tRNA--protein transferase produces the protein MKLLDNKHKIYLLDDDSFDFPNLEQMGDDLVAIGGDFHPQRLVNAYYNGLFPWFIDDYGYINWYSPQKRMVLKPDEMKISKSLKKSILNKGFIVKSNTNFLEVIKNCSNVKRKHESDTWISDEFIYAYTQLYNLEVANSIEVYLNDKLVGGLYGLIIGDVFCGESMFSLVNDASKVAFYHLCLWAKENEIKLIDCQVYNSHLESLGAYEISREEYFKILKNN
- a CDS encoding pseudouridine synthase, giving the protein MKRLDALLSNLGYCSRSETKLFLKQNEVLIKNQRVFNPTSKANHCDVLVNNEALDSEKILILLNKPSGYICSHNDAGKLIYSLLPRRYQNRNPKISTIGRLDIDTTGAILLTDDGELNHKLTSPKKDVKKVYEVSLEKPLNGDEKELFASGKVLLNGEEKPLKPAILKEITPTLVHLEIVEGKYHQVKRMFAYTKNRVIKLHRLEFSGFRVDEMEEGAFKIIDDFNIKSYNL
- the arsC gene encoding arsenate reductase (glutaredoxin) (This arsenate reductase requires both glutathione and glutaredoxin to convert arsenate to arsenite, after which the efflux transporter formed by ArsA and ArsB can extrude the arsenite from the cell, providing resistance.), producing the protein MQNITMWHNIACSKSNSAKCFLDDNGVQVEIRDYLENPPSKDEIKELLKKLNMSAKSLIRESESLYSELNIKNIDDEDKLIEIIEQNPILIQRPILIGNKKAFIARPPKNIEDIINEL
- a CDS encoding AAA family ATPase, whose protein sequence is MTETSEKKYNLSGVLKKVLYKNDETKYIIAVLENNQKICGTYFDADIEKIVGEEIIMSGDWTTHNKYGVQFEFDTLQIKEHELFFFLTKIVKGFTKKLANEILDKYSEDGLIEILENNPNELLNFKGIKEKKLKTILSSWHSFKHLRELGAFLGKFGVTSNLITKIYSTFSEVDNLIEKIKQNPYILINIKGIGFKRADEIAKSLGIDLKSEFRIRACVNYTLREFCDNNGNSSIDKFHLYKLLDDSLRFSNEEILYENVLTKMLAKEEIYSTNQNRVALSMLYFAEKNILEFFNRRKDDKNRKIIEKFDEYLSKKQESLGFSLSDEQKKAVELINSGEKTLFLIGYAGTGKSTSSRAILELLEEIMSYDDIITIALSGIASQRISDTTGYNSSTIQSLLVKHKEKDFFPYKVILLDEASMVNSVTFYQIISKISDDTIFIIVGDDGQLPAIGAGNILADSIKFELAPICKLTKIYRQNENQAIAIIANDIRKGELPNYKEDYEDFKFVDVSISNYYSIKNSLSQNEFSNIRGENSEYILNNILNIASDYIQLYYDFIKEKNIGKALTLFQVITPMKGGVLGVENLNIELQRLFNHTKTKSLKIKDFEYKLTDKVIHIKNENMKAQTMSMYKSNSTEFMERRVYNGQLGLIIKIDFDEQKCIVLYPNDDMVVFYDFDNIHNLLNLAYCLTIHKTQGMEYENALIPMTFSHYIMHNTKLLYTAITRAKKMCFIVGEEEAFKSACKKIEVTIRESIINDLLSKNNKIE